A genomic segment from Nicotiana tabacum cultivar K326 chromosome 9, ASM71507v2, whole genome shotgun sequence encodes:
- the LOC107768270 gene encoding umecyanin-like gives MEMATKFGSCTKLLLVCLMFACVFEVSVGRTYTVGDSFGWQTPPAGALTFSNWANQHTFVVGDILEFNFNSGVHTATRVNKNDFDSCNAANPIDNETNGPARFTLDTTGDYYFICTIHCNQGQKLAVNVTSADSPSGSLSPGSSPATPGGNLSPPPSGSVSTRVAAAASFVILVPIFITAILS, from the exons ATGGAAATGGCTACAAAATTTGGTTCATGTACCAAATTATTATTAGTGTGTTTGATGTTTGCTTGTGTTTTTGAGGTTTCAGTAGGAAGAACATATACAGTTGGAGATAGTTTTGGTTGGCAGACTCCTCCTGCTGGTGCTCTTACTTTCTCAAACTGGGCTAACCAACACACCTTTGTTGTTGGGGATATTCTAG AGTTCAATTTCAATAGTGGAGTACACACAGCAACTAGAGTAAACAAAAATGATTTTGATAGCTGTAACGCTGCAAATCCTATTGATAATGAAACCAATGGTCCAGCAAGATTCACACTTGATACTACTGGGGACTACTATTTCATTTGTACCATCCACTGCAACCAGGGCCAAAAATTAGCGGTCAACGTCACTTCTGCTGACTCGCCCTCCGGCAGCCTGTCTCCCGGTTCATCTCCGGCGACACCTGGCGGCAACTTGTCTCCTCCGCCATCGGGCTCCGTGTCGACGAGGGTGGCTGCCGCTGCTTCATTTGTCATCCTAGTGCCAATTTTTATTACTGCAATTTTGTCTTAG